A single window of uncultured Methanospirillum sp. DNA harbors:
- a CDS encoding type 1 glutamine amidotransferase family protein — MTRLLYLYILDTMADWEPAYLLPELVSGRFLSSPDLRYQVRLCGLTRDPVTTMGGLRLVPEITIDEIEADSDRLLILPGGMTWFEPLHDPVLAKVRQLLDTGMIVGAICGATMALANAGMLDNRSHTSNDIGALKQFCPGYSGEKYYLSEPAVTDGNLITASGFSAVDFAYAVMKKLGVMREETLEAWYQLNLTKKPEYFYKLMESMGDQS; from the coding sequence ATGACTCGCCTTCTCTATCTCTATATCCTGGATACCATGGCCGACTGGGAGCCTGCATATCTTCTTCCGGAACTTGTATCTGGCAGATTTCTGTCATCACCTGATCTGCGGTACCAGGTACGTCTCTGCGGCCTGACACGCGATCCGGTCACTACCATGGGAGGTCTCCGGCTGGTTCCTGAGATCACCATAGATGAGATCGAGGCTGATTCTGACAGGCTCCTCATTCTTCCGGGTGGTATGACCTGGTTTGAGCCGCTGCACGACCCGGTGCTTGCAAAGGTCAGGCAACTGCTTGATACCGGAATGATTGTGGGCGCCATCTGCGGGGCTACAATGGCCCTGGCCAATGCAGGTATGCTCGATAACCGGTCACATACGAGCAATGATATTGGAGCCCTGAAGCAGTTCTGCCCCGGGTATTCGGGAGAGAAATACTATCTGTCAGAACCTGCTGTCACTGATGGGAATCTGATCACCGCAAGCGGATTTTCAGCGGTTGATTTTGCATACGCAGTGATGAAGAAACTCGGAGTCATGCGGGAAGAGACACTTGAGGCCTGGTACCAATTGAATCTTACAAAGAAGCCTGAATATTTTTACAAGTTAATGGAATCAATGGGAGATCAGAGTTAG
- a CDS encoding transporter substrate-binding domain-containing protein has translation MDHRYVVPLIILLLTISGIAYIQYQSVTDTSLSDHLNNCIIIGYAVEPPYAYVSGGNITGESPEVAQKIVERIGIPCIIWRQTEFGSLIPELEAGKIDVIASGMFISDDRLKEISFSSPSFRVNQGLLVKSGNPSDIHSYKEAVEKNNVVISVLADSVEQEVFHELGMPEERLIIVPDTPTGRASVETGKATGFALSTPSIRWLASHSTSGEFEEAHPFYQTEIPALRSYGYGAFGFRKQDRALISAWNSMMKEYIGCDSHLNLISRFGFSKDEVPVHDDSNLSIRDKS, from the coding sequence ATGGATCATCGGTATGTAGTCCCGCTCATAATCCTTCTTTTAACCATCAGCGGTATTGCGTACATCCAGTATCAGTCAGTAACTGACACCTCACTGAGTGACCATCTGAATAATTGTATCATCATCGGATATGCTGTCGAACCGCCATATGCCTATGTATCTGGCGGGAATATCACCGGTGAATCACCAGAAGTAGCACAAAAAATTGTTGAAAGGATTGGGATACCATGCATTATCTGGAGACAGACAGAATTCGGTTCACTCATCCCGGAGCTTGAAGCAGGAAAGATAGATGTAATAGCTTCCGGGATGTTCATCTCCGATGACAGGCTGAAAGAGATCTCCTTTTCTTCTCCTTCGTTTCGCGTAAACCAGGGGTTACTGGTTAAATCAGGAAATCCATCAGATATTCACTCGTATAAAGAGGCAGTTGAAAAGAATAATGTAGTAATCTCTGTTCTGGCCGATTCAGTCGAACAAGAAGTGTTTCATGAACTTGGCATGCCTGAAGAGAGGCTCATTATTGTTCCAGATACCCCGACTGGTCGGGCATCGGTTGAGACCGGAAAAGCAACAGGGTTTGCACTCTCAACACCCTCCATCCGGTGGCTCGCATCACACTCCACATCTGGTGAATTTGAAGAGGCACATCCATTTTATCAGACCGAAATACCGGCACTCAGATCATATGGATACGGGGCGTTTGGATTCAGAAAGCAGGATCGTGCACTGATTTCTGCGTGGAATAGTATGATGAAAGAGTATATCGGGTGTGATAGCCATCTGAACCTAATCAGCAGATTTGGTTTTTCCAAAGATGAAGTACCGGTACATGATGACTCAAATCTCTCTATCCGGGATAAATCATGA
- a CDS encoding MBL fold metallo-hydrolase, protein MMEILKPVDKVEITVLVDNYIDIFVPPATDVDKRLPFGPSREILAEHGLSCLVRLFCGEEIHTVLLDAGLSKNCMFSNAEVLGIQLSDIEAVALSHGHFDHIGGMVEFFRRAGKSIPLVLHPDAFVRRRLNNPIRVPVELPQLDEAALKDAGADIRICSNPSSLADDHLLVTGEVERITPFETGMPGMEMYEDGMWVSDPIRDDQALVIHVRDKGLVVLSGCAHAGIINTIHYSQKITGISTVHAVIGGFHLTGPAFEPRIMPTIAAMKEIDPDYIVPMHCTGWTAINRFIENIPGKCILNTVGTTYVF, encoded by the coding sequence ATGATGGAAATTCTTAAACCGGTAGACAAGGTGGAGATCACTGTTCTGGTCGATAATTACATTGATATCTTTGTACCACCGGCAACGGACGTGGATAAACGGCTGCCGTTTGGTCCATCCAGGGAAATTCTCGCTGAGCATGGTTTATCCTGTCTTGTCAGGCTTTTTTGTGGAGAAGAGATCCATACAGTCCTCCTTGATGCCGGGCTCTCAAAGAACTGCATGTTCTCCAATGCGGAAGTCCTCGGGATACAACTCTCTGATATTGAGGCTGTTGCACTGAGCCATGGTCATTTTGATCATATCGGAGGTATGGTTGAATTTTTCAGAAGAGCCGGGAAGAGTATCCCGCTCGTTCTCCATCCTGATGCCTTTGTAAGGCGAAGACTCAATAATCCGATCAGAGTGCCTGTGGAACTGCCACAACTGGATGAAGCAGCACTCAAAGATGCCGGGGCAGACATCCGTATCTGCAGCAATCCATCTTCGCTTGCAGATGATCATCTGCTTGTGACCGGTGAAGTGGAGCGTATCACTCCGTTTGAGACCGGAATGCCTGGCATGGAGATGTATGAAGACGGTATGTGGGTTTCTGATCCGATACGTGATGACCAGGCACTTGTAATTCATGTCCGGGATAAGGGTCTTGTAGTTCTGAGTGGGTGTGCCCATGCCGGGATCATCAATACAATACACTATTCACAGAAGATCACCGGAATCAGTACTGTTCACGCGGTAATCGGGGGATTCCATCTCACCGGTCCGGCGTTTGAACCACGGATCATGCCGACAATAGCGGCTATGAAAGAGATTGACCCTGATTATATTGTCCCGATGCACTGCACCGGGTGGACGGCAATTAATAGGTTTATTGAGAATATACCCGGGAAATGTATTCTGAATACTGTCGGAACGACGTATGTATTCTGA
- a CDS encoding PAS domain S-box protein, producing the protein MKNPDLITNLSAILANPRFWIWAAILFTIFVSFSITWFHYQEQEEMKYIINDLNLLGTARIDLIKGFLHTTQGNNDASPYDKYQGYALLDQSIHSIDKTITEIENIPSIYDINELPDTTHFRNQVEKFKQVLNTLEYSSDHDENLQIQFRISLYDLEQQTDLLDLALRKSLQQRTKTWNNYFILMLGFIMVLLAGLCGAAIYSMNLADNAFSRVKETEQKYRLLAENAGDVIWTMDIQSRKMSYVSPSVFSLLGYRPEELLDLSPEDFIVTDSFQQMSIQTADRIKAMESGDTSAQIQIFSLDLKRKDQTIIPVELVTTLVVNDQGAVSGIVGVVRNISERKENECALLESEERYRRVLDTMLEGFQIITSDFRYLYLNDEAVRQSGYSREELMSSTLIEKYPGVEKTPLFKSLQRSFNEKIPQIIENEFTFPNGDSGWFNLRIQPIKEGLAILSLNITEQKNTELKILSKNTELNAALEELSASEEELKSNYYELVKSQEQLYKSEEKFRNLADYTYDWEYLIDPDQDYVYITPSVQRISGYSPEDFYQKHITLEEIIHPDDKEIYQSHSLCITDPDKHEILFRIITKDNGERWISHHCYSVFDKDGVFLGRRAVNRDITDKKLIEDELKRSYEDLENRVRDRTLELTRKNEELEKLKTVLEENQERLDRAQHVAHYGSWDIVLTTREFHCSPEELRIFGYDPDLQNPSLDLFLERIHPDDREKVNRNIDMIIQDRPSGSVTHRIILPSGEIRTIFAQMEIFGDESQDSRRIVGSSQDITDINQALEEKQRITREVHDLYNRAPCGYHSIDGNGLIIRMNDTELSWLQYSREEVINRKNIQELLTPESVETFRRSFKRFIESGSQVDIELTFVRKDGSTFPVRVNASAIFDESGNYLMSRTIVIDITEQKKLDAEIVKSLREKEILLKEIHHRVKNNMQVISSLLFMQARGLQDPHMIEILNESQNRIRSLALIHEKLYQSDNLDQIDYSTYIKKIIDYLFQSYKVSKTDVSVELNISSIYLDIDKAVPCSLLINEMISNSLKHAFPNGQKGIITIDMYADENAYHLKYTDNGIGLPDDQSLEKKNSLGFQLIKGLAGQLGGTLEIIRDQGTVYILTFSKFIQNR; encoded by the coding sequence ATGAAGAATCCTGATCTGATAACCAATCTATCAGCCATTCTCGCTAACCCACGGTTTTGGATCTGGGCAGCGATACTTTTTACCATTTTTGTCAGTTTTTCCATCACCTGGTTTCATTATCAGGAACAGGAGGAGATGAAGTATATCATCAATGATCTCAATCTCCTTGGAACTGCCCGGATTGACCTGATAAAGGGTTTTTTACATACTACTCAGGGAAATAATGATGCATCACCGTATGACAAATACCAGGGATATGCCCTCTTAGATCAGTCCATTCATTCAATTGATAAGACAATCACTGAAATCGAAAATATTCCATCCATATATGATATCAATGAACTCCCTGATACGACTCACTTTCGTAATCAGGTCGAGAAATTTAAACAAGTCCTTAATACATTGGAATACTCTTCAGACCATGACGAGAATCTCCAGATTCAATTCCGTATCTCACTCTATGATCTTGAACAGCAAACAGACCTCCTTGATCTGGCACTAAGGAAGTCACTTCAGCAGCGGACCAAAACCTGGAATAACTATTTTATTCTGATGCTTGGGTTCATTATGGTGCTATTGGCCGGACTATGTGGAGCAGCAATCTATTCCATGAACCTGGCTGATAATGCCTTTTCCAGAGTAAAGGAGACAGAGCAGAAGTACAGGTTACTTGCCGAAAATGCAGGAGATGTCATCTGGACGATGGACATACAGTCGAGAAAGATGAGTTACGTCAGTCCTTCCGTTTTCTCTCTTCTGGGTTATCGACCTGAAGAACTTCTGGACCTGTCTCCGGAAGATTTTATTGTGACTGATTCGTTTCAACAGATGAGTATCCAAACAGCAGATAGGATCAAAGCAATGGAATCTGGAGATACATCAGCACAGATTCAGATATTCTCTCTTGATCTAAAACGAAAAGATCAGACTATTATTCCTGTTGAACTTGTAACAACTCTCGTAGTAAATGACCAGGGGGCTGTCTCAGGCATTGTTGGTGTAGTCCGTAATATCAGTGAGCGGAAAGAGAATGAATGTGCATTACTGGAGAGTGAAGAGCGATATCGTCGGGTATTAGACACGATGCTGGAAGGTTTCCAGATAATAACTTCGGATTTTAGATATTTATATCTCAATGATGAGGCGGTCAGGCAGAGTGGTTACTCCAGGGAAGAACTGATGAGCAGTACCCTGATAGAGAAGTATCCAGGAGTAGAGAAGACGCCATTATTTAAATCTCTTCAAAGATCATTCAACGAAAAAATTCCACAGATTATTGAGAATGAATTTACATTTCCAAACGGGGATTCGGGTTGGTTTAATTTGAGAATCCAGCCAATAAAGGAAGGACTGGCGATATTATCCCTAAATATCACTGAACAGAAAAATACAGAACTTAAGATACTTAGTAAAAACACTGAACTTAACGCCGCGTTAGAAGAATTATCTGCTTCAGAAGAAGAGCTTAAATCAAACTATTATGAACTTGTAAAGAGTCAGGAACAACTCTACAAAAGTGAAGAAAAATTCAGAAACCTCGCAGATTATACCTATGACTGGGAATACCTGATCGATCCCGATCAGGATTATGTATACATAACCCCATCAGTTCAACGGATCAGCGGGTATTCTCCTGAAGACTTTTATCAAAAACATATAACACTTGAAGAGATCATCCATCCGGATGATAAAGAGATATATCAGTCACATTCGCTTTGCATCACCGATCCAGATAAACATGAGATTCTCTTTCGAATTATTACAAAAGATAATGGGGAGAGATGGATATCTCATCATTGTTATTCTGTATTTGACAAAGACGGGGTCTTTCTTGGTCGAAGAGCCGTAAACCGGGATATTACGGATAAAAAACTGATTGAAGATGAACTGAAGCGTTCATATGAAGATCTGGAGAATCGCGTCAGAGACAGGACACTTGAATTAACCAGGAAGAATGAGGAACTGGAGAAGTTAAAGACCGTTCTTGAAGAGAACCAGGAGCGACTTGATAGAGCACAACATGTTGCTCACTATGGAAGCTGGGACATCGTCCTTACCACCAGGGAATTTCACTGCTCTCCCGAAGAACTCAGGATATTTGGATATGATCCGGATCTTCAAAACCCTTCTCTGGACTTATTTTTAGAAAGGATACATCCAGATGACCGTGAGAAAGTTAACAGAAATATAGACATGATCATACAAGACCGGCCATCCGGTTCTGTTACTCATCGAATTATTCTCCCCAGTGGAGAGATCAGGACAATTTTTGCTCAAATGGAAATATTTGGAGATGAGTCTCAGGATTCGAGAAGAATTGTCGGATCTTCTCAGGATATTACCGATATTAACCAGGCATTAGAGGAGAAACAAAGAATTACAAGAGAAGTTCATGACCTCTATAACAGAGCTCCGTGTGGATATCATTCAATCGATGGAAATGGCCTTATTATTCGAATGAACGATACTGAACTCTCGTGGTTACAATACTCAAGAGAAGAAGTCATTAACAGGAAGAATATCCAGGAGCTCCTCACCCCGGAAAGCGTAGAAACATTCAGAAGATCATTCAAGAGATTTATAGAAAGTGGATCCCAGGTAGATATTGAACTGACCTTTGTCAGAAAGGATGGGAGTACTTTTCCGGTGCGGGTGAATGCATCTGCAATATTTGACGAGTCAGGGAATTATCTGATGTCCAGGACAATTGTTATAGATATCACCGAACAGAAGAAGTTAGATGCTGAAATTGTAAAATCACTCAGAGAAAAGGAGATTCTCCTAAAAGAGATTCATCACCGTGTAAAGAACAATATGCAGGTAATATCCAGTCTTCTTTTCATGCAGGCACGTGGCCTGCAGGATCCTCACATGATTGAGATATTAAACGAGAGTCAGAACCGGATCCGTTCACTTGCTCTCATCCATGAAAAACTCTATCAGTCAGATAATCTCGATCAAATAGACTATAGCACATATATCAAAAAGATTATCGATTACCTGTTCCAGTCCTATAAAGTATCAAAGACCGATGTGTCTGTAGAACTCAATATATCCTCAATATACCTCGATATTGACAAAGCTGTACCCTGTAGTCTGTTGATAAATGAGATGATATCCAACTCGCTCAAACATGCTTTTCCCAATGGCCAGAAGGGGATTATTACCATTGATATGTATGCAGATGAAAATGCATATCACCTGAAGTATACCGATAATGGCATCGGCCTTCCTGACGATCAATCTCTTGAGAAAAAGAATTCACTCGGGTTTCAACTCATCAAAGGACTGGCTGGTCAATTAGGAGGGACACTTGAGATTATCCGGGATCAGGGAACCGTATACATATTGACGTTTTCAAAATTTATTCAAAATAGGTAG
- a CDS encoding response regulator: MSDPVKVLVVEDEFVTGLEIRARLEDLGYEVLGVVDTGEEAITKAEDLLPDIMIMDITLRGEMTGIESADIIRKKLTIPIIFLTAHSDDSTVEKAIQSEPFGYLIKPLDERVLKTTIQMALYKYAMDKALIKSEKRYRSIAEQVDNAIIILNQDYSIAFLNTHAKKIFQVPDSSEVQHLDEVIPEELSIRVTDDLSKVFEENHSLKITHHFFHKNAEFWFDCSLIPISIDIGVFQVILLLHDVTDMIKIEKEIEKKGIVQIEHNMEQFQILNDRIRNPLAIIVAAASLTDSTQNDEIINQVMIIDELVSQLDRGWVQSDVVRRFLLKHYGHGKEIN; encoded by the coding sequence ATGAGTGATCCAGTAAAAGTCCTTGTTGTGGAAGACGAATTTGTGACAGGCCTGGAAATTCGTGCTCGCCTGGAAGATCTGGGATATGAAGTACTTGGTGTCGTTGACACCGGGGAAGAAGCGATAACAAAGGCTGAAGATCTCCTTCCTGACATCATGATCATGGATATCACGTTACGGGGGGAGATGACCGGCATAGAATCTGCCGATATAATCAGAAAAAAACTCACCATTCCGATAATATTTCTGACTGCCCATTCAGATGACAGCACGGTCGAGAAAGCAATCCAATCAGAGCCTTTCGGGTATCTGATTAAACCCCTTGATGAAAGGGTATTAAAAACCACCATCCAGATGGCATTGTACAAATATGCAATGGATAAAGCACTAATAAAAAGTGAAAAAAGATACCGGAGCATTGCAGAACAGGTTGATAATGCCATCATCATACTAAATCAGGACTATTCTATTGCTTTTCTCAATACCCATGCCAAAAAGATCTTTCAGGTGCCGGATTCTTCCGAAGTTCAGCACCTTGATGAGGTTATCCCGGAAGAACTCAGCATTAGAGTTACAGATGATCTATCAAAGGTTTTTGAAGAGAACCACTCATTAAAAATAACTCATCATTTTTTCCATAAAAATGCTGAATTCTGGTTTGACTGCTCACTTATCCCTATTTCGATAGATATTGGGGTATTCCAGGTAATCCTCCTGCTCCATGATGTCACAGACATGATCAAAATCGAAAAGGAGATTGAAAAGAAGGGGATTGTGCAGATAGAACATAACATGGAACAGTTCCAGATCCTCAATGACAGGATAAGGAACCCTCTTGCAATAATCGTCGCTGCTGCTTCACTTACGGACTCTACACAGAATGATGAGATCATCAACCAGGTTATGATTATTGATGAGCTTGTATCTCAATTAGACAGAGGATGGGTTCAGTCAGATGTGGTTCGAAGGTTTCTGCTCAAGCATTATGGTCATGGGAAAGAGATCAACTGA
- a CDS encoding PAS domain-containing sensor histidine kinase, which yields MMKPENQKDTKGMTAIPDPEEMCTEGDFYLKVLDDFPNPVWRSNISGKCDFFNRNWLEFTGRSMDQELGDGWVEGVHPEDFERCLAIYLENFGSQSPFEMEYRLRYHDGTYRWILDCGNPFYSPEGTFKGFIGSCYDIQDRKTAEELLNKANRELEENISEINTSRSQLQETKDYLEKLIASASAPIIVWNPVGKITKTNKALGDLMGLSPVDIIGNDLSFVFPRESLDEIRMQDPCLTDHLPKDAFEIPITHRSGEMRVVVWNLAPVFSHPDECVAIIAQGQDVTEHIQTEKALKQLNRQLNLMSSITRHDILNQVNIIKLLIELLKDSVAQQPLKKYLDGVETATGNIHSQIEFTKVYQELGSHDPQWENIPVLVRSLQIQIPETITLSSDLKGIEVYADHLLIRVFDNLLDNSIRHGEHVSKIQISCRKSPGGIILTWEDDGVGVKPEEKKKIFKMGYGRNTGLGLFLIREVLLITGISITETGTHGKGVRFEISIPDQGWRLSK from the coding sequence ATGATGAAACCAGAAAACCAGAAGGATACAAAAGGTATGACAGCGATCCCAGACCCGGAGGAGATGTGCACAGAGGGAGATTTTTATCTCAAAGTGCTGGATGACTTTCCAAATCCGGTATGGCGTTCAAATATATCAGGGAAATGTGATTTCTTCAACAGGAACTGGCTTGAGTTTACCGGTAGAAGCATGGACCAGGAGCTCGGGGATGGCTGGGTAGAGGGTGTTCACCCTGAAGATTTTGAGAGATGCCTTGCGATCTACCTTGAGAATTTTGGCAGCCAATCACCATTCGAGATGGAGTATCGCCTTCGCTATCATGACGGTACCTATCGGTGGATCCTTGACTGCGGAAATCCATTCTACTCACCAGAGGGGACGTTCAAGGGATTTATTGGCTCATGCTATGATATACAGGATCGAAAAACTGCAGAAGAACTGTTAAACAAGGCTAACCGGGAGCTGGAAGAGAATATTTCAGAGATAAATACCAGTAGGTCACAACTCCAGGAGACGAAAGATTACCTGGAAAAACTCATTGCATCAGCCAGTGCTCCCATTATCGTGTGGAATCCTGTAGGGAAGATAACGAAGACGAATAAGGCACTGGGCGACCTGATGGGGTTATCACCGGTTGATATCATCGGTAACGATCTCTCTTTTGTCTTTCCCCGGGAATCCCTGGATGAAATCCGGATGCAGGATCCCTGCCTCACTGATCATCTGCCCAAAGATGCTTTTGAGATACCGATAACCCATCGGTCGGGTGAGATGAGAGTAGTTGTCTGGAATCTGGCCCCGGTCTTCAGCCATCCTGATGAATGTGTGGCAATTATTGCACAGGGACAGGATGTTACAGAACACATCCAGACCGAAAAAGCCCTCAAACAGTTAAATCGTCAGCTCAACCTCATGAGCAGTATTACCAGGCATGATATCCTCAACCAGGTTAATATCATAAAGTTGCTTATCGAGCTGCTCAAGGATTCAGTGGCACAGCAGCCATTAAAGAAATATCTTGACGGGGTTGAAACCGCAACAGGCAATATCCACTCCCAGATAGAGTTCACAAAGGTATACCAGGAACTTGGATCTCATGATCCACAATGGGAGAATATTCCAGTACTGGTACGTTCACTCCAGATCCAGATCCCGGAGACAATAACCCTCTCTTCCGATCTGAAGGGCATCGAGGTGTATGCAGATCACCTTCTCATACGTGTCTTTGATAATCTCCTTGATAACTCCATCAGGCATGGAGAGCATGTCTCAAAGATACAAATATCCTGCAGAAAGTCCCCGGGCGGAATAATTCTGACATGGGAAGATGATGGAGTCGGTGTTAAGCCCGAAGAGAAGAAGAAGATATTTAAGATGGGATATGGCAGGAACACCGGACTTGGGCTTTTTCTCATTCGTGAAGTCCTGCTTATAACAGGAATTTCCATTACAGAGACCGGCACTCACGGAAAAGGAGTAAGATTTGAGATAAGTATTCCAGACCAGGGGTGGAGGCTATCAAAATAA
- a CDS encoding tetratricopeptide repeat protein, which produces MPFETAPYHMIRRSLLILFTLPLLFLACCSTVYAESPAELYKIGLAYSDKGDYEDALKTFEQAIEKSPDSTLLWLNKGNTLTSLGRYQEALDAFNNVTRIDFTNKDVWYPRGVSYSGLGNYEMALHAFDKVIRYYPDNSLAYHKKGDALMALARYDEAIQAYDEEKRVSS; this is translated from the coding sequence ATGCCATTTGAAACGGCACCATATCATATGATCAGACGATCTCTCCTGATATTGTTCACACTACCACTACTATTCCTGGCATGCTGCTCAACTGTTTATGCAGAATCCCCGGCAGAGCTCTACAAGATAGGACTGGCCTACTCAGATAAGGGCGACTATGAAGATGCCCTCAAGACATTCGAACAGGCAATAGAGAAAAGTCCTGACTCAACATTATTATGGCTCAATAAAGGCAACACCTTAACCTCTCTCGGAAGATACCAGGAAGCTCTTGACGCTTTTAACAATGTCACCCGCATTGATTTCACAAACAAGGATGTATGGTACCCGAGAGGAGTATCATATTCAGGCCTTGGCAACTACGAGATGGCTCTTCACGCATTTGATAAAGTTATCAGGTATTATCCGGACAACTCACTTGCATATCATAAGAAGGGAGATGCACTCATGGCTCTTGCAAGATATGATGAGGCGATACAGGCATACGATGAGGAGAAAAGGGTATCGAGCTGA
- a CDS encoding GNAT family protein, which translates to MSDQKISPVIQYLPIQESDLQRLNEISNMPEISGIFETLPPVPMEATENLYRQIVNGIVSLWGIHLHERMVGGAGFFVYPPGTRLSHAANFFIFLEPDYWGQGIGRRSIEFLEEVVRTRGYYRMECMVVIHNTRAIRLYELMGFNREGIKQKAYLYDGEFTDLLIMGKILT; encoded by the coding sequence GTGTCAGATCAGAAAATTTCACCAGTCATTCAATATCTCCCAATCCAGGAGTCTGACCTGCAGCGGCTCAATGAAATATCAAATATGCCAGAGATATCCGGGATTTTTGAGACGCTCCCCCCGGTTCCCATGGAGGCAACAGAGAATCTCTACAGGCAGATCGTGAACGGAATCGTTTCTCTCTGGGGGATTCATCTGCATGAACGAATGGTTGGCGGGGCCGGATTCTTCGTGTACCCGCCCGGAACAAGGCTCTCACACGCCGCGAATTTTTTCATCTTTCTTGAGCCTGACTACTGGGGACAGGGTATCGGCAGGAGAAGTATTGAGTTCCTGGAGGAGGTTGTAAGAACCCGGGGTTATTACCGGATGGAGTGTATGGTTGTCATTCACAACACCAGGGCCATCAGACTGTATGAACTCATGGGATTCAACCGTGAAGGGATCAAACAGAAGGCCTATCTCTATGACGGTGAGTTTACCGACCTGCTGATTATGGGGAAGATACTGACATAA
- a CDS encoding DUF2284 domain-containing protein — MTIRNSFDAEKVHHYQFLVDKARSLGAADAKVISASDVIVEDRVVLKCRAGCISYGKKLTCPPHVPTPDEFRRILSEYSSALLVKFISPAEADDDVICSIYRYWLDPKAPADKKEKATQFWKDHFNGTGSFAPMMLELERTAFNAGNTFALALVNGSCRLCETCNVNGLCVHPSQARIPEHAVGVNMVKTAEKAGMSIKFPVQGHPELMALLLID; from the coding sequence ATGACAATCAGGAACTCTTTTGATGCCGAAAAAGTTCACCATTACCAGTTTCTCGTTGATAAAGCCCGCTCACTTGGCGCTGCAGATGCAAAGGTGATCTCTGCATCTGATGTTATCGTTGAGGACCGGGTTGTACTCAAGTGCCGGGCAGGATGCATCTCGTACGGGAAAAAACTGACCTGTCCGCCCCATGTTCCTACTCCTGATGAGTTCCGCAGAATATTATCTGAGTATTCCTCTGCCCTCCTAGTCAAGTTCATCTCACCTGCCGAGGCCGATGATGATGTAATCTGCTCGATATACCGGTACTGGCTCGATCCAAAAGCCCCGGCTGATAAAAAGGAGAAGGCAACACAGTTCTGGAAGGATCACTTCAACGGCACCGGATCGTTTGCTCCGATGATGCTTGAACTGGAGCGGACTGCCTTTAATGCAGGCAACACCTTTGCCCTGGCTCTGGTGAACGGGTCATGCCGGCTTTGTGAAACCTGTAACGTGAACGGTCTCTGTGTTCATCCCTCTCAGGCCCGTATCCCTGAACATGCCGTGGGTGTCAACATGGTGAAGACTGCTGAAAAAGCAGGTATGTCGATTAAATTCCCGGTGCAGGGACATCCTGAACTGATGGCTCTCCTTCTGATCGATTGA